In the Cherax quadricarinatus isolate ZL_2023a chromosome 98, ASM3850222v1, whole genome shotgun sequence genome, one interval contains:
- the LOC128702470 gene encoding uncharacterized protein yields MASEKMEKDIRDECIGRLAELGTQRAAPGPFLGAMVAPPPGGEGGGKGRDINLEDLLCTKRVDDVPARVWVLSAEAGKGKSTIARRIATSWTSSDHLLHGLDHYQALLVLSGSAVAADDCWEAVKTFLLQSVSKWGASCVAEWMESAQVLVIIDDFIPKKAGEELTEALTEWTQASFLLLTTSADGVATSALTAAYVPTVHITLQGLDRCDALSLAMQHLPAEQVESFTSWLVASWCLVSDVLSYPRLVISTCLAWTLGNIDDSVVTTTQLLWCIVESQVSQCCNIREEEMARWLLVLGKLARRSLESEIHINREELLGEAGKIFPSGVEEVALLLPLPLSTSAACLSSLSFPHPLTQFLAAWDAIHQNMRGTPMKSLVKRLRDEDSVVIYAAGHLNHILQHDPHSPDNQVSRAAKNLVLHMDRATDRFGYTLKVIQEFRVHPRVLRIMMDEVGLPKIWEVSDGAVLVEPLAALLQHSTPVKIHVSVERKCLAPDLGGVVALLAGTSIPMFLAEMNHLQWGSSDTTDNLVSVIQRGNQQLQDFIGCLNAETIKSLCGWQATRNLVCLRVRVTDRESVEAILRSPSELPSLLWLEVDFDLPLDDLNNTSLTPVNTPLMDVCFRDITDRDVPLVCQLLEHIRIRYSGVHLMCCSLTPQGVREILKYFYRRGMYMTADASAIARYRRWRFPALDTVPKTETLTDDKVQHLLGYDDRYHYSDNEARTSVLATRLEANTLANFFEALQDLVYFRFVCANLSVVKNTDGTTEVKDLLGYQ; encoded by the exons ATGGCGTcagagaagatggaaaaagacaTAAGAGATGAGTGTATTGGTCGTTTGGCTGAGCTGGGCACCCAGAgggcagctcctggccccttcctGGGGGCTATGGTGGCGCCACCTCCTGGAGG CGAGGGAGGTGGAAAAGGCCGTGACATAAACCTGGAGGATCTTTTATGCACTAAACGAGTGGATGACGTACCAGCAAGAGTGTGGGTGCTGAGTGCAGAGGCTGGAAAAGGCAAGTCAACCATTGCTCGGCGTATTGCCACATCCTGGACCAGCAGTGATCACTTACTCCATGGTCTGGATCATTATCAG GCACTGTTGGTGCTCAGTGGATCTGCTGTGGCTGCTGACGACTGCTGGGAAGCGGTCAAGACCTTTCTGCTGCAGTCGGTGTCGAAGTGGGGTGCGTCCTGTGTGGCAGAGTGGATGGAATCAGCACAAGTACTTGTGATTATAGACGACTTTATCCCGAAGAAAGCCGGCGAGGAACTGACGGAGGCACTGACGGAGTGGACCCAGGCGTCTTTCCTGCTGCTGACAACGTCAGCTGATGGTGTGGCTACGTCAGCGCTGACGGCCGCTTACGTACCCACCGTTCACATCACCCTGCAGGGGCTAGACAGATGTGACGCCCTGTCTCTGGCGATGCAACACCTTCCTGCTGAGCAGGTGGAGTCGTTTACCAGCTGGCTGGTGGCCAGCTGGTGCCTCGTCTCAGATGTTTTATCATACCCACGGCTAGTTATCTCCACCTGCCTAGCCTGGACACTAGGAAACATcgatgacagtgttgtaactaccacacagtTGCTGTGGTGCATTGTTGAGTCCCAGGTGTCCCAATGTTGTAATATAAGAGAGGAGGAGATGGCTAGGTGGTTGCTAGTGCTAGGAAAGCTTGCTAGGAGGAGCCTGGAATCTGAAATACACATTAACAGGGAGGAATTGCTGGGTGAAGCTGGGAAGATTTTTCCcagtggtgtggaggaggtggcattgctactaccactgcctCTGTCCACATCTGCAGCCTGCCTATccagtctctccttccctcatccACTGACTCAGTTCCTAGCCGCCTGGGACGCTATCCATCAGAACATGCGTGGGACGCCGATGAAGTCGCTGGTGAAGAGGCTACGAGACGAAGACAGTGTGGTGATATACGCTGCGGGACACCTGAACCACATACTGCAACACGACCCTCATTCTCCTGACAACCAGGTGTCTCGCGCCGCCAAGAATCTCGTCCTAcacatggaccgggccacggatcGCTTCGGCTACACTCTCAAAGTTATCCAGGAGTTCCGGGTTCATCCACGGGTTCTCCGCATCATGATGGATGAAGTGGGGCTCCCGAAGATCTGGGAAGTGTCTGATGGGGCTGTGTTGGTGGAGCCTCTCGCTGCCTTACTCCAGCACTCCACCCCTGTGAAAATACATGTTTCGGTGGAGAGAAAGTGCCTGGCACCGGATCTAGGTGGCGTTGTGGCACTGCTAGCAGGAACGTCCATTCCCATGTTCCTAGCAGAGATGAATCACTTGCAATGGggcagttctgacaccactgacaATCTGGTTAGTGTCATACAACGAGGCAACCAACAGCTGCAAGACTTTATTGGTTGCCTAAACGCTGAGACCATCAAATCTCTGTGTGGTTGGCAAGCCACCAGAAACTTGGTGTGTTTGAGAGTTAGAGTGACGGATAGGGAGTCAGTTGAAGCCATACTAAGGAGTCCATCGGAGTTGCCTTCTCTCTTGTGGCTAGAAGTGGACTTCGACTTGCCTCTGGACGACCTCAACAATACATCGTTGACCCCTGTCAACACTCCCCTTATGGATGTCTGCTTTAGAGACATCACTGACAGAGATGTCCCCTTGGTATGCCAGTTACTAGAGCACATAAGAATTAGATACTCTGGAGTGCACCTCATGTGTTGTAGCCTAACACCTCAGGGTGTGAGGGAGATACTAAAGTATTTCTACAGACGAGGCATGTACATGACGGCAGATGCCAGCGCTATCGCCCGCTATCGCCGCTGGAGATTCCCCGCTCTCGACACAGTGCCCAAGACGGAGACCCTGACTGACGACAAGGTACAACACCTGCTGGGGTACGACGACAGATACCACTACAGCGACAACGAGGCACGAACTAGCGTCCTAGCTACCCGCCTGGAGGCCAACACCTTAGCTAACTTTTTTGAGGCACTCCAGGACCTGGTCTACTTCCGCTTCGTCTGTGCCAACTTAAGTGTTGTGAAGAACACAGATGGCACCACAGAAGTCAAGGATCTCCTAGGATACCAATAA